From Pelosinus fermentans DSM 17108, the proteins below share one genomic window:
- the rmuC gene encoding DNA recombination protein RmuC: protein MSTVMIMLMFGLNGIIIFLLITVLFRLGKNQQQELAAHLIGIEKAIERVERTVNDEMAKNRGENNLVARALREEVANTLSKLNESILKRMNENTTVQLTQLETFSQQLQGLTQMNEQKLERMRETVEKQLRVLREENGSKLEEMRKTVDEKLNQTLEKRLGESFKLVSERLEMVHRGLGEMQTLASGVGDLKRVLSNVKTRGIWGEIQLENLLEQILTIEQYAKNVATKPGSNDRVEFAIKLPGRDTEESIVWLPIDAKFPQEDYQRLLEAQDQANAVLAEEAAKALENRIKSEAKDIANKYVCVPHTTEFAILFLPIEGLYAEVLRRPGLCDTIMRNYKVIIAGPTTLSALLNSLQMGFRTLAVEKRSSEVWSLLSVVKTEFGKFGDLLDKTHKKLQEASNSIDVAARKSRTIERKLKNVQELPQEEAVNMLDAANVAEIAAAQEKE from the coding sequence TTGTCAACGGTGATGATAATGCTAATGTTTGGTCTTAATGGAATTATTATTTTTCTTCTCATTACAGTACTGTTTCGACTTGGAAAGAATCAGCAGCAGGAGCTTGCTGCCCATCTGATAGGTATAGAAAAGGCAATCGAAAGAGTAGAACGAACTGTAAATGATGAAATGGCCAAGAACCGAGGAGAAAATAATCTTGTCGCCAGAGCATTGCGAGAAGAAGTAGCGAATACACTTAGTAAGTTAAATGAATCAATTTTGAAACGGATGAATGAAAATACTACCGTGCAATTAACGCAATTAGAGACATTCTCTCAGCAATTACAGGGACTGACTCAAATGAATGAACAAAAGTTAGAGCGTATGCGTGAAACGGTAGAAAAACAATTGCGGGTGCTTCGTGAAGAGAATGGCAGCAAACTTGAAGAGATGAGAAAAACGGTGGATGAGAAATTAAATCAGACGTTAGAAAAGCGTTTGGGAGAGAGTTTTAAGTTGGTTAGCGAAAGGTTAGAAATGGTACATAGAGGGCTAGGTGAAATGCAGACTCTGGCCTCTGGCGTTGGTGATCTAAAAAGAGTATTATCCAATGTCAAAACTCGTGGTATATGGGGCGAAATTCAATTAGAGAATTTATTAGAGCAAATTCTAACCATTGAACAGTATGCTAAAAACGTTGCAACGAAGCCAGGAAGCAATGATAGAGTAGAATTTGCGATTAAACTTCCTGGTCGTGATACAGAGGAAAGCATTGTCTGGCTGCCAATTGATGCGAAATTTCCCCAAGAAGATTATCAACGATTATTAGAGGCTCAAGATCAAGCCAATGCTGTCTTAGCAGAAGAAGCAGCCAAGGCTTTAGAAAATCGAATTAAAAGCGAAGCGAAAGATATTGCCAATAAATACGTCTGTGTTCCCCATACTACAGAGTTTGCAATTTTATTTTTGCCAATTGAAGGATTATATGCTGAAGTGTTGCGGCGTCCAGGGCTGTGTGATACTATTATGCGAAATTACAAGGTAATCATTGCAGGCCCTACGACCCTATCTGCGTTGCTTAATAGCTTGCAAATGGGTTTTAGAACGCTTGCAGTTGAAAAACGCAGTTCAGAAGTCTGGTCACTGCTTAGTGTTGTAAAAACCGAATTTGGTAAATTTGGCGATTTATTAGATAAAACCCATAAAAAACTGCAAGAGGCTAGTAACTCCATTGATGTAGCTGCCAGAAAGTCTCGCACTATAGAAAGGAAGCTTAAAAATGTACAAGAACTTCCTCAAGAGGAAGCAGTAAATATGTTAGATGCAGCAAATGTTGCAGAAATAGCAGCTGCTCAAGAAAAAGAATAA